Within the Mycobacterium gordonae genome, the region CGGCGTCTCGATCGCCTACTTCGACGTCACCGCCACGCGAACCCTGCTCGACAAGGTCGTGCATACCAATCGGCAGCTCGAAACCGCCTATGAAGAACTGCAGTCCACCAACGAGGAACTCGAAACCACCAACGAAGAGCTGCAATCGATGGTCGAGGAACTCGAGACCACCAACGAGGAACTGCAGTCGACCAACGAAGAACTCGAGACGATGAATGAGGAGTTAGAGTCCGCTAACGACGAATTGCACGCCAGCAGCACCGCACTGCGGGAACGCGGCGCTCAACTGGATGAAGCGAGGAACTTCCTCGGCGCGTTGATCGCCGGGCTACCACAGGGTTTGGTGATCGTCGACCGCGAAATGCGGGTACTGACGTGGAACCGCGCCTGCGAGGACCTCTGGGGCCTACGAACCGAGGAAACGATCGGTAAGAAGCTGACCGCGCTGGATTTCGGCCTTCCGATGCAAAGCGTGCTGCCATTGGTCGGCGATGCGTTCGTGGACCCGGCCGCTTCGGGTGAGTCTGTGGTGGATGCGGTGGACCGGAGGGGTCGTCCGGCGCGGGTAAGGGTGATCTGTACCTCACTGCCCGAACCGGACGGCGACATCGCCGGTTCGTTGCTGTCGATCGAGGTCCTGGGCTGATTCGCGCCTGAATCGCGCTACGTCCGGGTCCCGCACCTCCTATCCAGTAAGCGAACCGGTTGCTCGGCATCGTTTGCCAGGTACCGGGCCCGGTAACCCGATACTGCGTGAAGATCGCCATCGTTTGGGGCGACGACGTCTGCGCCGATTACCGGGACCTCGTCGGGACCGAAGTAGAAGACGAGTGCCGAAGCCTTTGTGCGGCGTTGGCAGCCCAGGGTCACACCGTGACCGTCCACACACGCGAAAGCGTCGGCCCACCTGCACCGGCGGCCCCAGCCAAGGTGTTGCCGTTCGTCGGCGATTGGGGCGCCGAGCTCTCCGTTCAGTGGTCCAGTGAACCGCCCGACATCGTGCACAGCTTCGGCTGGCTGGGCGGACTGGCCGCACAATTGGCGGCCCGCCGCAATCAACTGGTCACCGTCCAGAGCTTTTCCGGCCTGGCCGCGACGACGTCGGGTCCGGGTCACGCACAGTCTGCCGATTCCGAGCGTGCCCGCCTCGAACCGTTGTTGATCCGTAGCGCAGCCTGGGTGACGGGCGGTAGCAGCGAAGAACTCGACGTGCTGACGAGATTGCGCCGCCATCGGGCCCGCACTTCTGTCCTGTCGACCGGGGTCGACGTCAAGCACTACACCTGCACCGATCCCAAATGGGCGGACAACTCCAGCTGCCGGATATTGCAATGTGCGCCGAACTTACAGCCCTGCAACGGCTTCGATAGAACCATTCGGGCACTGCCGCACGTTCCGGACAGCGAACTCGTCATCGCGCAGACGTCCGCCGACGACAGCCGCAACAGACGGGAGCGGGTCAAGCTCAAGCGGATGGCCGCCGAATTGGGCGTGGGCAGTCGAGTGCATTTCACCGGTTATGTTGCACCCGAGGACATTCCGTTGCTGTTCTGGTCGGCCGACATCGTCGCCTGCACCCCGAGGCTGGCACCGCGCGCCACCCCGGCACTGCGGGCCATGGCCAGTGGACGTGTCGTAGTGGGAACTACCGTGGGCGCCCTCATGGATGCCGTGATCGGGAACGTCACCGGCCTACTGGTTTCCCCCACCAAACCGTACGAACTGGTCGGGGCGTTCAAAGCGATGCAGCACCACAGTTTTCGGCGCCAGAGCATGGGTTCGGCGGGACGCTCCCGGGCGACGTCCCGCTTCACCTGGGACCGGATCGCCCAAGACGCGTTGAGCATTTATCACCAGGCGAGTCACGTGAAAACCAGCGCCATAGCTTAGGACAACGAAGATATGACAACCGCGCCATATGCCGGGGACACTGCCGACCAATCGACGGAGACTCGCCCCCCGGAGACCATCCGGTATGCGAAGTTCCATACCGGCGAATCCGAGGCGGCGAAGCGATTCTTCGCCCAGGCCTACCAACCTGGCTGGCGTACCAGCAGCCTGGCAGGTGGCTCCTCGGTCACCCATCAACGCTTCGAGTCCGCAGCCGTCACCATCGACGAGGTGCTGATCGAGGGCCGGGTGGGCTGCGAAATCCGCACTACCGACACTGCGGTGGTGATCCACCCACGTGCGGGTTCGTTGACGCTGGCCGGTGACCCGGGAAGCAGAATGGATACCCCGGTCATCGCGGCCGACGGACTACCCTGCGCCATCCAGGCGAATACGGCGCGATTTCACGTCGTGCGGATGGATCTGCGCCATCTCGCCCAGGTCGCGGCGGAGAAGACCGGGCCGCTACCCCAGCAGATCCGGTTCGCGAGCTGCCGGCCACGCTCGACGGCCGCGGCGCGGGCCTGGAACCAGGCGCTGGACTACGTCATCGCCAGCTTCTCCTACGCCGAAACCGCACAGCACCCCCTTCTCGTCAACGCGGCGGGTCAGCTACTCGGTGCCGCGTTGCTTGAGTGTTTCCCGTCGAACATGAGCGACGGCCAGGACCTGCTGCGCAATCCGTCGGTGCCGCCGACTCTGAAAGGCGCAATCTCCTTCATTCACCGCCACGCAGGAGACGGCATCGGAGTCAATGACGTCGCGGACGCACTGCGCATGACCTCCCGCGCGGTGCAGTACCTGTTCCGGCAGCACCTGGAGACCACTCCCACCGAATATCTACGGCGCGTCCGGCTGCACCATGCGCATCAGGAACTGATCAACAGCGACCGGTCCGATACCACCGTCAGCGAAGTGGCCCATCGGTGGAGCTTCGCCCACACCGGCCGGTTTGCAGCCCTGTATCGCAAGACCTACGGCCAGAGCCCGCATGCCACGCTCCAGCAGTAACTTCTAGAGCCCGTTTCGGGTGCGCAGCAACCTGTCCACCCGATCGGCCGCGTTGTCGCTCAGCACGTCCTGTGCGGTGATCTCGTCGACCACCCGCTCGGCGATGTCGCGCAACTTGACGTTGGACTCCTGTGACAGCTTCACCAGCAGATCGAATGCCGACTCGGCGTTGACGCCGTAGCGCAGCATCAGGATGCCCATCGCCTGATTGATCACCGCCCGCCGCGAATCGACGGCCAGCAGCGCCTCACTCAGGTGTTTTTGCAGGTCGGCGTCGAACTGGTCGGTGACGTCGATGTAGAAGCCGCCGATGCCGAGCAGCCGGCCGTCCGGTCCGCCGAACCGGTCCCCCACCACGACGACAACGTGCGTTTCACCGCGTGTGTCGACGATGCGGTGCCTGCTGCTGAAGGGGGCGCCGTGCCTACGCACCTGCTCGATGAGCTCTGGAACTGTCGGCCTGTCGTCGGGATGCTTGTGTTTGAGCAGTAGTTGGGTCGTCGGCTGCACGCTGCCCGGCTCATAGCCGTGCATTCGGGCAACCTCTTCCGACCACTCCCACCGGTCCTCACGGGCCAGGTAGCGAAATCTCCCCACCAGTGGCCACCGGCGACCCCTCTTTCGCCGCGAATCTGCACACACCAGGACCATAATATTCCGACCGGAGCGCCCCGGCTGAACTTCGGTGGTGGCTTGGTTCGCTTTCCGGACAAAGTCCACGAAGCGAAACGGTCTATCCAGGCCGGATCTAGGCCGACTTGGCCAGCACAGATGACCGGGACTTGTTGTCGCCCTTCGCGACTCGATGGATCATCACCCGGGTGGCCTTCTCCAGCACCCCTTGCGCCGCATCCGGGCGGTCACAGCGCACGGCACGCCGCACCGCCGCGGCAATGGTGACACCCTGCCGGTAGCCGCTGATCACCCGCGGATCGACATAGGAACTTCGAGCTACCGCAGGCGTGTTGCCCAACTCCTCGGAGACTTCCCGCATCACCGCGGCCTCGACCCGCTTGGCCACCCGCCCGCACACCGGCGGGTCAGCGTCGGCGAAGGCTGCTGCAGCCAGGACGGTGCCGTGCCAGGTCCGTAGATCCTTCACGCTGTAGTCGGAGCCGACCAACTCCTTGAACCGGGCATTGAGGTCGGCGCTGTGCACGTCGACCCATTCGGAGGCGTTGCGCCACACCAGAAATCGTCCCGCGCAGTCGGTTCTGCGTAACAACGCGCGCACCGCCCGCACCACCTGGGCGTTTTCGATCTCATACTGACGACGCACCCCGCTCTTGGCGGGGTAGTCGAAAGCGACCGCGTCGCGGCGCACCGTCACGTGCTCACAAAGCAGCGTGGCCAGGCCGTAGGACTCGTTCTCTTCGGCGTACTGCTCGCCGCCGGCGCGGAAGTAGCCGAGGTCGACCAGATGAAGGCCCAGGGCGAGAACGCGGTCGCGGGTCAGGCCCCGCCCGTCCAGATCGCGGGCAATCCGCTCGCGCCACGCCGGCAACTCCTTGGACAGCTCGAGCACCCGGTCGAATTTCTCCTCCGCCCGTTCCTGCTGCCAGCTCTGGTGGTAGAGGTACTGCCGACGCCCCGCCGCGTCGGTGCCGACGGCCTGGATGTGCCCGTTGGCGTAGGGCGAAATCCACACCTTCTTCCACGCCGGGGGTATCACCAGGTCCTTGATCCGCTGCAGCACATCGGCATCGGTCAGCCGCTCGTCATCGCGTCCGTAGTAGGCGAAACCCTTGCCGCGGCGCTTGCGGGTAAAGCCGGCCTTGGTTAAGTCACTGCGGCGCAGCCGCATCGAAATCCTCCGCTGTCCCCGACGTCGTGTCGGCTGAACGCTGGATAACCCGCTCAGCCGCCGCTCACACCTGCCGGCCGCTGGTAACCCGGCTCCCGCAGCAGACCTGCCCTTGAATAAGGAACGACCCGCCACTGCACTGTGGCGGGCCGTTGCCTCATGACCGGAATCAGCCGGCCATGAATTCCTGGTAGGCCGATTCCAGGTTCGGCGGCAATGCGGAGACGTTGCACTGACGTTCCGTGTCGCCGATTGGCGCCAGAATTCCGCGCAGGTCGTAGTACTCGTTGGGGTGCGCGGTGAAGTAGCCCCGAAGGTTGGCTGCGGCTTCTCCGCGCGGCTGCCCGAATGCCGCCGTGACCGCCTGGTTGGCGCCCGGGTGGCCGGCAAGGTACTGCTCGGCCGCGCCCCGCGCCGAAGTGACGGTGGAGTTGACGCCCTGCGGGCTGCAGTCGGGCGCCGCCGCGGCCGACGGCGCGCCGACGATACCCATGGCGATTCCCCCGAGCAGACAACCGGCGCTGATACCCGCGACGCGGTGGCGAGCGACGATACTGCTGAATTTCATGATGTTTGTTCCTCCGAATGAGTGAACCGATCGTTGGGGTCCCGATCCCCTGAAATCCAAGGTAGCGGAAGGCAAAAGCAACCAATGGCGAAGTCAATGGTCAGAAAACGAAGGACGTGCGGCGGCGCTGATGAATATGTGACACATGAAACTCACGTGGCATACTTAGCCGATCAAATAAGCCAGAAAATCGCCAAAAAATGAGTATTCTTAGAAAAAGTCTTGAACTCTAAGGAGGCCATGATCCCATTTCGTGACAGAAATGTTATCCGTGTCCGCCCGTCTACCGGTTGAGTTTGCCTTCACGCGCACCGGTCAGGGCGTCGTCCAGCGTCGGATACAGCGGAAAAGTCTTGTCCAGGCCGGTCAGATGAATCGGCCGTCGCGTCGCCGGTCCCCGCGCCACCACACCGAACTCCGCCGCGTCGCCGAGTTTCTCGCAGGTTGCGGCCAGGATCTTCAACCCCACCGACCCGAGGAACTCCACTCCGGACAGATCGATGATCAGCGCGGACGGGTTGTTGACCGCCACGCCGCCGATGGCCTCCTCCAGAGCCGGAGCGGTCACCAGGTCGATTTCGCCGCCAATGCTGAGTACAACGATTCCGTCATGGTCGGCGACCGTGGCGGTGATCGAATCAGGAGCTGACAACTGGCGATCCTTCAGTCCGGGCCTCATGAGTCGGCGAGTGTGCTGCAAGCCTAACCTGCCGTGCTTACCGCAAGAAGTAGAAGACCTCAACACGTCCCTCGTCACAGCTCAAGCTACTCTCCCCATAGAGGCCTGCGGTGGGCTAGGAGGGGCGCATGTCAGATTTGCCGTCAGAATCCAGCAGCACCGGTAACAGCGTCTCCTCCGAAGGTTTGCTGCCGCAACTCGTCCAACACCTGCGGCGAAATCGGACAGCGCTGCGCGAAGAGTGGGCCCGCCGGATCACCGAGGCCGAGCTGTTGACCGCGATGACGCCGGAGGAGATCTTCTCCGAGGCGACCGCCGTCTACGACAACTACGTCGAGGTCCTCGAGACCGGTAGCGTCGAGGCGCTACAGGACTACGCCCGCGACCTCTCCGAACGCATCATCCCGCGCGGCGTGGAGACCGATGAGGTGCTGGGCATCGTGCTGCTGCTGCGCGACGTGCTGGCGCGGTCGCTGTTCGAGAAGTACCAGGCGGAATTCGACATGCTCAACCGGGTGCTCGACGCCTACGAGCCGGCGGCCAACCGCATCGCCAACACGGTGGGCGTCAGCTTCGTGCAGGAACGCGAGCGCATCATCCGCCAACAGCAGGAGGCCATCCGCGAGCTGTCCACGCCGGTGTTGCAGGTTCGCGAACAGCTGCTGATTCTGCCGATCATCGGGGTGCTCGACAGCCAGCGAGCCCGGCAGGTCACCGAGCAACTGCTGCGCGCCATTCGCGCCAATCGCGCGAAGGTGGTCGTCATCGACATCACCGGCGTCCCCACCATCGACTCCACGGTGGCCAACCACCTGGTGCAGACCGTCGACGCGTCGGGTCTGATGGGCGCCAGCGTCATCATCACCGGCCTGTCCTCCGAGATCGCCCTGACCCTGGTGACCATCGGACTGGACCTGTCGAAGATGAACGCCGTCGGCGACCTGCAGGGCGGCATCGAGGAAGCCGAGCGCTTGCTCGGGTACGAAGTCACCCGCACCGGCGAATAGTCCGGCGAGAAGTCCATGCCCGTACCCATTTTGAAGCAGGGCGCGATCCTGATCGCCACTGTGCAGGCCGCCCTTACCGACTCCGACACCGAACGGTTGCGTGAAGACCTGATGGAGCGGGTCAGCCGGTTCCGCGCTCAGGGGATCGTCGTCGACGTCACGGCCATCGACGTGATGGACTCCTTCGCGGCCCGGTCGCTGCGCACGATCGCGCACATGACCCGGTTACGCGGGGCGACCACGGTGATCGTGGGTCTGCAACCCGAGGTGGCGTTTGCCATGGTGCAGTTGGGGCTGGCCTTCGACGACATGAGCACCGCCCTCGACCTCGAAGAGGGCATAGCCCTGCTGAACAAGGAATTGGGGCTGGGGCTGGGCAAATCGATGATCGGGCGCGACGGTGGCGGCTGAGACGGTGGTCGCTATCAACACCTCCGACGACATCGTCGCTGCCCGCAAAGCCGGCCACCAGCTCGCGCTGGAACTGGGGTTCTCGTTGACCGACGTCACCATGATCGCCACCGCGATCTCGGAGATCGCCCGCAATATCACCAGCTATGCCGGACACGGTGAGGTACGGGTCGCCGTCGACGAGCGAGAGGGACGCAAGGCGCTGGTGGTGCGCGCCGCGGACGAAGGCCCCGGGATCGCCGACATCGACCGTGCGATGGAGGACGGATACACCACCGGTCGCGGACTCGGCATGGGTTTGCCGGGAGCGCGGCGGCTGATGGATCGCCTGGTCGTGGAGTCATCACTCGGCCGCGGCACGGTCATCGAGATGTGGAAGTGGGTGCCGGCGCGTGCCTGACCGCGCCCGGTCGGCGGGTCGTTTCGGACCCATCGAGTGGGCGGCGGCGAGTCGCCCCCGCCCAGGCGAGCAACTGTGCGGCGACCAGGTCATCGCGGTCGACGTCGACGGTGCGGCAGCGCTGTTCGGTGTGCTGGACGGCCTGGGCCACGGACCAGCCGCCGCCGGCGCCGCGCTCGCGGGCGTCGAGGCGCTGACCAGGGCCCGTGGGGAGCGGCTGGAGGTACTGGTCGCGCTCTGCCACCGGGTGCTGACCGGTACCCGGGGCGCCGCGATGTCGTTGGCTCGCATCGATTTTCAGAGCAGCAAGCTGAGCTGGACCGGGATCGGCAATGTCCGCGCGAACTTGCTGGCCAAGAGCGTCAGTGGCGTCCAAGTCCGATCCAGCGCCCGGTTGGTCGGCGGCATCGTGGGCTACCGGATCCCGGAAACCCGCCCCGCCCAGGTGGTTTCGATGCGCACCGGCGATCTGCTGGTCATCACCAGCGACGGCATCTCCGACGACTACGTCGACCATATCGACTTCGCGGCTTCCGCTGTTGACATCGCAGAGCAGGTGCTGGAAAAGCATGCCAAGGAATCCGACGACGCCATGGTGCTGACGGCACGCCACCGGGGTATCTCGACATGACCTACACCGACGACTTTCACGACCAGTACCGGGCGGCGCTGCGGGCGTACCTAAAGACCCGCAACGAGGACAGCCTGGCAGTGGGGCACGAACTCGGCCGCAGGGCTCTGCAGGAACAGATCAGCATGCTCGACATCATCGAGAACACCTTCTGGCTGCTCGACGAACTCTCCAAGACCGAACCGGTCGACCGCGGCACCGCACTGGAGTTCGTGCTGCAGACACTGGCGCCCTTGGACGTCGCAACCCGCGGGTTCATCGACGGCACAAGGCGATACGCGCAGGAACGGGCGCGCGCCGAAGACCTTGCCGACCGGGACAGGTTCCGGACGGCGCTGGTGAACTCGCTACAGGAGGGATTCTTCGTCGCCGACGAGCACGGCGCCGTCGTGGAGGTCAACAACGCCTTCGCCGATATTCTCGGATACGGCGCGGCGGGTTTGCCGTATCCGTGGCCTCAGCCGTGGCTGGTGGACAGGGAAGGCACGTACCAGGAGCAGCAGCGGGTCCGTGAGTTGGGCAGTGCCGACTACGAGATCCCGGTCCGCCATCAGGACGGGCACCTGGCCTGGGTGGCCGTGAGCATCAACGCGGTTCGCGATCCAGACGGTGGACCCGCCGTATACGTCGGAACGGTCCGCGACGTCACCGCACAGCGGGCCTTCGCCGCCCGGGAAAGCGCGGTGATGCGCTTGGCCACATCCGTCAGCGTGGCCAAGAGCGTGGCCGAGGTGCTCGAGATCACCCTCGACGAGAGCCGCACCGCGGTCGACGTAAGCCGCGTCGTCGCGGTGATGTGGCCGTCCGGCGAAGGCGAACCCACCGTCGTGACGGCCGGGGACCCCCCTGAATCTAGCTGGCGCGCAATGGATCCACTGCTGTGCGAGATCTTCCAGGACTCCCGGCACCAGCTGCCGCTGACCGCGAAGACGGTCGAGTGCCCGGATAGTCCCGGCCGGGCACAGGGTTTGGTCGCCATGCTGTCCGGCGCCGGGGACGTGGCCCTGTGGCTGGAACTGGCTTCACCCCGCTGGGTGAGCGCCGAGGACAAGCTGCTGGTGACGATGCTCATCGGTCACTTGAGCCTGGCCATCCAGCACGTCCGGCAGTTCGAGGCCGCACGGGTGACTTCGATGACGCTGCAACGGGCGATGCTCCCGCCGATGACGCCGCCGCCCGGCTTTGCGGTGCGCTATGAGCCGGCGGTGCCGCCGCTGGAGATCGGCGGCGACTGGTACGACGTACTGGAGATCGACGAACGCCGCATCGGCATCGTCGTCGGAGACTGTGTGGGCCGCGGTTTGCCGGCAGCCGCGATCATGGGCCAGCTGCGCAGTTCCGCGCGGGCTTTGCTGCTCACCGGCGCCAAACCCGCCGTGCTGCTCGAACAACTCGACGCTGCGGCGTCGCTGATTCCCGACGCGTACTGCACGACGGTGTTTCTGGCGATACTCGACACCGAATCCGGCGTGCTCGAATACAGCAACGCCGGTCACATGCCCGCCGTGCTCGTCAAGAGCGAAGCCGGCGCACCCACCGAGACGATGCTGCTCACCGGCGCCAGTTCGGTACCGCTTGCGGTGCGGCGCAACGAAACTCGACCGCAGGCTGCCGAGCTGCTGCCGCCGGGCTCGATGCTGATGTGGTTCACTGACGGTTTGGTGGAGCGCCGGCACGAGTCCATCGACGACGGGCTCGCCCGCGTCGCGGCTGTTCTGACGGATGCGATCGGACTGCCCATCAGCGCCGTCGCCGACGCGGTGCTGGACCAGTTGGCGCCGGCCGGGGGATACGACGACGACGTCGCCATGGTCGTCTACCGGCATCGGCTGGCACCACTGCGCATCGAGACCAAGGCCATCGCAGAAAACCTGGCGCCTATCCGTTGGGCGTTGAGTTCCTGGCTGGGCGCCGCGGAGATCTCGGAGCTGCAAGCCGCCGACATCGTGCTGGTCATCAGTGAGGCCTGCACCAACTGCGTCGAGCACGCCTACGAAGGACACGAGGTCGGGACCATGCTGCTGGAGATGACGGGGACCGCCAACGAGATCCGTGCGCGGATCGCCGACTCGGGGTCGTGGAAGCCACCTGCCGCCGACCCGGGTAACGGCGGCCGCGGCCTGCCGCTGATGAAGGTCATGAGCGAGTCGATGCAGATCGACAACCGCCCGGACGGCACCGCCGTCGACGTCGTCTTTCGTTTGCCTGCCCGCTAGCGGGGTAAAACATCGTGGTGACCCACACGTCGATCACCGTTGAACCCGCCCTGCCGGCGGCACACGGTCCGCTGTCGACGGCCGTGCGCCGGATTCTGACCACGCCGGCCTTGCGCGAGCCGTCGAGCCGCGTCGGGGCGTCGGTGCGCGACTCCGATCCCTACGGCCTGGACCTGCAGCTGGCGTTGTACATGTGCTACGAGTTGCATTACCGCGGTTTCGCGTCGGTGGATCCGGGTTGGGAATGGAATCCCGGCCTGCTGGCGCTGCGGGCAGAACTGGAACGCGTGTTCTTGTCTGGCGTTCGCCGCGACGTGGGACCCATCGACGCCGGTCACACCGCCGCGGCGGAGATGGAAGCGCTGACGATCGAGCCCAAGAGCGGCACCGGCCCGTCCTACTATCTTCGGGACAGCGGGACCTGGGAGCAGATGCGCGAGTACTTCGTCCATCGCTCGCTGTATCACCTCAAAGAGGGCGATCCGCACGCGTTTGCGATACCGCGCCTGACCGGCACCGCCAAGGCGGCGTTCGTCGCGATCGAGTTCGATGAGTACGGCGCCGGCCGGGGTCCGCGGATGCATCAGCAGCTGTTCGCGGACCTGTTGATCGCGGCGCAACTGGATTCGACCTATCTCGGCTATCTGGACGCGGTCCCGGCCGAGTCGCTGGCAGCGGTCAATCTTATGTCGATGTTCGGCCTGCACCGGCGGTTGCGCGGGGCCGCGGTGGGGCACTTCGCTTCCATCGAGATCACCTCGCCGCCGGGTTCCCGCCGCATGGTCGACGCGCTGCAGCGGATGCAGGCGCCGGAGGCCTGCGCGCACTTCTACCGCGAGCACGTGGAAGCCGACGCGGTCCATGAGCATGTGGTGCGCATCGACGTGGTCGGCGATCTGCTGGCCCGTGAACCTCAACTGGACAGCGACGTCGTCTTCGGCATTCGCGCGCACGCCGCTGTCGAAGACCGGCTGGCCGACGCGCTGATGACCGCCTGGCAGCAGGAACGATCGTCGCTGCGGCGGCCGCTGAGCTGAGTCAATGCTCCGCGTTCAGTAGGCCCTCGACTTTGGGGCCGCGGCATCTGCGGTGGCTGGTGTCGCACAGCGGGTAGTCCTGGCTGCGCCGGCATGTGCACACGGCAACCATGAAGCGATCGGACTCGATCACGTCACCGTTGGGCGTCTCGATCCGCGCCGGTCCAGAAACCAGCACCGGCCCGTTGGGTATCACCTGTACGCGGGTAGTGCTCACGGCTTGTCTGCCCGGATCACCACGATCTTCTCCTTCTGGCAGCCGCGCGCTACGAAACCGGCCTGCTCCAGCCATTGTGCTCGGGCGGTCAACACCGGCCCGTACGGAATCAGCTGAGATGCAACGACATCGGCCTGGAGCCCGGTCGCCCGCAACGATTCCAAGGTCTGCTCGACACCTGCGAGAGCCGAGTGCACCAGCAACAGCGACCCGCCGTCCGCCAACAGCTTCGACGCTGACCCGCACAACGGGTCCAGTACCAGACGCCCGTCGGGGCCGGCGTTGTAGGCGCGGGACGGGCCGGCAATCGAGGCGATCGCGCCCGTGTCGTCACGGGGCGGGGTCGGCACATAAGGCGGGTTGGACACCACGACGTCGAACGGGCCCTGGTCCAGAGCCTTCACCCAAGATCCTTGCCGC harbors:
- a CDS encoding heme-binding protein, with protein sequence MKFSSIVARHRVAGISAGCLLGGIAMGIVGAPSAAAAPDCSPQGVNSTVTSARGAAEQYLAGHPGANQAVTAAFGQPRGEAAANLRGYFTAHPNEYYDLRGILAPIGDTERQCNVSALPPNLESAYQEFMAG
- a CDS encoding SpoIIE family protein phosphatase — its product is MEWAAASRPRPGEQLCGDQVIAVDVDGAAALFGVLDGLGHGPAAAGAALAGVEALTRARGERLEVLVALCHRVLTGTRGAAMSLARIDFQSSKLSWTGIGNVRANLLAKSVSGVQVRSSARLVGGIVGYRIPETRPAQVVSMRTGDLLVITSDGISDDYVDHIDFAASAVDIAEQVLEKHAKESDDAMVLTARHRGIST
- a CDS encoding PAS and ANTAR domain-containing protein, with protein sequence MGRFRYLAREDRWEWSEEVARMHGYEPGSVQPTTQLLLKHKHPDDRPTVPELIEQVRRHGAPFSSRHRIVDTRGETHVVVVVGDRFGGPDGRLLGIGGFYIDVTDQFDADLQKHLSEALLAVDSRRAVINQAMGILMLRYGVNAESAFDLLVKLSQESNVKLRDIAERVVDEITAQDVLSDNAADRVDRLLRTRNGL
- a CDS encoding STAS domain-containing protein; the protein is MSDLPSESSSTGNSVSSEGLLPQLVQHLRRNRTALREEWARRITEAELLTAMTPEEIFSEATAVYDNYVEVLETGSVEALQDYARDLSERIIPRGVETDEVLGIVLLLRDVLARSLFEKYQAEFDMLNRVLDAYEPAANRIANTVGVSFVQERERIIRQQQEAIRELSTPVLQVREQLLILPIIGVLDSQRARQVTEQLLRAIRANRAKVVVIDITGVPTIDSTVANHLVQTVDASGLMGASVIITGLSSEIALTLVTIGLDLSKMNAVGDLQGGIEEAERLLGYEVTRTGE
- a CDS encoding DNA topoisomerase IB — its product is MRLRRSDLTKAGFTRKRRGKGFAYYGRDDERLTDADVLQRIKDLVIPPAWKKVWISPYANGHIQAVGTDAAGRRQYLYHQSWQQERAEEKFDRVLELSKELPAWRERIARDLDGRGLTRDRVLALGLHLVDLGYFRAGGEQYAEENESYGLATLLCEHVTVRRDAVAFDYPAKSGVRRQYEIENAQVVRAVRALLRRTDCAGRFLVWRNASEWVDVHSADLNARFKELVGSDYSVKDLRTWHGTVLAAAAFADADPPVCGRVAKRVEAAVMREVSEELGNTPAVARSSYVDPRVISGYRQGVTIAAAVRRAVRCDRPDAAQGVLEKATRVMIHRVAKGDNKSRSSVLAKSA
- a CDS encoding SpoIIE family protein phosphatase: MTYTDDFHDQYRAALRAYLKTRNEDSLAVGHELGRRALQEQISMLDIIENTFWLLDELSKTEPVDRGTALEFVLQTLAPLDVATRGFIDGTRRYAQERARAEDLADRDRFRTALVNSLQEGFFVADEHGAVVEVNNAFADILGYGAAGLPYPWPQPWLVDREGTYQEQQRVRELGSADYEIPVRHQDGHLAWVAVSINAVRDPDGGPAVYVGTVRDVTAQRAFAARESAVMRLATSVSVAKSVAEVLEITLDESRTAVDVSRVVAVMWPSGEGEPTVVTAGDPPESSWRAMDPLLCEIFQDSRHQLPLTAKTVECPDSPGRAQGLVAMLSGAGDVALWLELASPRWVSAEDKLLVTMLIGHLSLAIQHVRQFEAARVTSMTLQRAMLPPMTPPPGFAVRYEPAVPPLEIGGDWYDVLEIDERRIGIVVGDCVGRGLPAAAIMGQLRSSARALLLTGAKPAVLLEQLDAAASLIPDAYCTTVFLAILDTESGVLEYSNAGHMPAVLVKSEAGAPTETMLLTGASSVPLAVRRNETRPQAAELLPPGSMLMWFTDGLVERRHESIDDGLARVAAVLTDAIGLPISAVADAVLDQLAPAGGYDDDVAMVVYRHRLAPLRIETKAIAENLAPIRWALSSWLGAAEISELQAADIVLVISEACTNCVEHAYEGHEVGTMLLEMTGTANEIRARIADSGSWKPPAADPGNGGRGLPLMKVMSESMQIDNRPDGTAVDVVFRLPAR
- a CDS encoding STAS domain-containing protein, with the protein product MPVPILKQGAILIATVQAALTDSDTERLREDLMERVSRFRAQGIVVDVTAIDVMDSFAARSLRTIAHMTRLRGATTVIVGLQPEVAFAMVQLGLAFDDMSTALDLEEGIALLNKELGLGLGKSMIGRDGGG
- a CDS encoding helix-turn-helix transcriptional regulator; translated protein: MTTAPYAGDTADQSTETRPPETIRYAKFHTGESEAAKRFFAQAYQPGWRTSSLAGGSSVTHQRFESAAVTIDEVLIEGRVGCEIRTTDTAVVIHPRAGSLTLAGDPGSRMDTPVIAADGLPCAIQANTARFHVVRMDLRHLAQVAAEKTGPLPQQIRFASCRPRSTAAARAWNQALDYVIASFSYAETAQHPLLVNAAGQLLGAALLECFPSNMSDGQDLLRNPSVPPTLKGAISFIHRHAGDGIGVNDVADALRMTSRAVQYLFRQHLETTPTEYLRRVRLHHAHQELINSDRSDTTVSEVAHRWSFAHTGRFAALYRKTYGQSPHATLQQ
- a CDS encoding glycosyltransferase; protein product: MKIAIVWGDDVCADYRDLVGTEVEDECRSLCAALAAQGHTVTVHTRESVGPPAPAAPAKVLPFVGDWGAELSVQWSSEPPDIVHSFGWLGGLAAQLAARRNQLVTVQSFSGLAATTSGPGHAQSADSERARLEPLLIRSAAWVTGGSSEELDVLTRLRRHRARTSVLSTGVDVKHYTCTDPKWADNSSCRILQCAPNLQPCNGFDRTIRALPHVPDSELVIAQTSADDSRNRRERVKLKRMAAELGVGSRVHFTGYVAPEDIPLLFWSADIVACTPRLAPRATPALRAMASGRVVVGTTVGALMDAVIGNVTGLLVSPTKPYELVGAFKAMQHHSFRRQSMGSAGRSRATSRFTWDRIAQDALSIYHQASHVKTSAIA
- a CDS encoding STAS domain-containing protein produces the protein MSAPDSITATVADHDGIVVLSIGGEIDLVTAPALEEAIGGVAVNNPSALIIDLSGVEFLGSVGLKILAATCEKLGDAAEFGVVARGPATRRPIHLTGLDKTFPLYPTLDDALTGAREGKLNR
- a CDS encoding anti-sigma regulatory factor, producing MAAETVVAINTSDDIVAARKAGHQLALELGFSLTDVTMIATAISEIARNITSYAGHGEVRVAVDEREGRKALVVRAADEGPGIADIDRAMEDGYTTGRGLGMGLPGARRLMDRLVVESSLGRGTVIEMWKWVPARA